One part of the Natronorubrum sediminis genome encodes these proteins:
- a CDS encoding S8 family serine peptidase: MRVGGLGITCLILIILLGGVTGVVGSDTLNLSDNESELEASDHDIEIDATLEEGDGETTVLVHLEDRSEIAVQTTADEHQVESMQSHANDTQTPFERFAAGNPHVEIERQYWITNAALVTVDTDRVPLERLGTVDHVTDIHDNFEVESHHSTYPPDGATVCNETDDDETVDVPDPEPDDDVTPHTGDHTWGLEQIDAPDAWETFDTRGEGSSVAVLDTGVDGDHPDIDIDDENWRDFDDEPASDPHDYDSHGTHVSGTVAGGNESGESIGVAPETELLHGAVLTNCDDGACSGTVAQILDGMEWALEEDADVISLSLGSEGYTDLYIDPIRNAESAGTLVVSSSGNDGPDTSGSPGNVYEAFSIGASTEEGDVAGFSSGETIDTRSDWGSVAPLDWPASYTVPDVTAPGEDIRSAVPVDHPEFDDEYRSTSGTSMAAPHASGSAAIVQSSTEDERSPAELRSTLEDTATSLDEDEERAGAGQIDVYKAVLQTLEDTLDPEIEVETAQVGESTAVSVEADHTFESYDWEVGGESTEEDGSQIEYTFDEVGEESIDVTMSDGADLELTTSTAIDVIDERPPTAALEGNRTEDVEVGIDAVEFDASESTDNHGIAAYEWSVDGERFSNTTDPTIDHAFDEPGTHAVNVTAIDESGNENTTSVPVDVVDTTDPTPALDAPENVSADWDAPFDASDSTDNHEIDTYTWDFGDGTTTTTTDAVENHSFDDVGSHTVNVTAADPSGNDAAVEETVRVHDPPSISLTEPANDAATNESNVTVEYGLENTNVADAAGVEHRVLDANSTDDAADEWTDGEFTETGTSNTSTFAATTGDLDDGTYEIELRLVDEEGTPLPHENATDSRTVTVDTTPPTVTLDVDPADESYDEIGSANPASMNVNATDENPESTTVEITPADEDTEDTEDTEAAVKKWDLSDATGGEESTAIEWPATDSSDEPVDSGNYTITLSATDIAGNENATSESVTVDTDEPTLSFETIVDESGDESGEVVHANDSSEITVTGETTDGRSTTGSVSDVSVSLESTDTTYRHEVPAEYDEAAHEWNATIEAADIPDDGRYVLAATTEDSANNTVRERADGPEVDIDRTSPALTAVVSDVDDSEAVVDVHSSEALDGDPTVDVTDADETNTTVENLTQESDHQWNGSIDVDSDGRYDLTASGTDLAGNAGNETTTVSLETNATTDDGTVTIYNEQSGAFLTMNTTEDVSASPLALSETDSAPTNLDSSRLGVEFLTAGAGVTVDRNMENATIGIPTDEAQLPEGVSVDDDTVRVQQYDEETGQWDERSVDIESFENDQGPVGGTDSVNGEYWIATVDDVSTYGITVEDTSSPNFVESTPENGTTIDKAEETVNIGFAYEDNVTGIDASSVDLSVTPKEGSSTDLTDDDATQITTTETVHDDFDVEPNSTYTATLTVSDHAGNEAGPDDGFETTFDVASEDDGDDDDDDSGGGGMPLPAPDESDDDDDDPSAEITIDQEAATVDDEVTFSASDSSYDGGDIAEYTWEIDGETYDGETVTERFSADGTIDIHLEVSTHAGDSDRVTDTLSVEEADSFDSDADDAEATTDDEGDDTGSDDDSDDGIPGFGVVSAIVSLLAVITLLRRRYGVDSPG, translated from the coding sequence ATGCGAGTTGGCGGTCTTGGAATCACCTGTTTGATTCTCATCATCCTGTTAGGTGGAGTAACCGGCGTCGTCGGCAGCGACACGCTGAATCTGAGTGACAACGAGTCCGAACTGGAGGCGAGCGACCACGATATCGAGATCGACGCCACACTCGAGGAGGGCGACGGCGAAACAACCGTCCTCGTCCATCTCGAGGATCGATCCGAGATCGCGGTGCAGACGACGGCCGACGAACACCAGGTCGAGTCGATGCAATCGCACGCGAACGACACGCAGACGCCGTTCGAGCGATTCGCCGCGGGCAATCCACACGTCGAAATCGAACGCCAATATTGGATCACGAACGCCGCACTGGTCACCGTCGACACCGATCGCGTGCCACTCGAGCGCCTCGGAACGGTCGATCACGTTACCGACATTCACGACAACTTCGAGGTGGAGAGTCACCACAGCACTTACCCACCCGACGGAGCCACGGTATGCAACGAAACCGATGACGATGAGACCGTCGACGTCCCCGATCCCGAGCCGGACGACGATGTGACTCCACACACCGGAGACCACACCTGGGGGCTCGAGCAGATCGACGCCCCCGACGCGTGGGAGACGTTCGATACTCGCGGCGAGGGCTCGAGCGTTGCCGTCCTCGACACCGGCGTCGACGGAGACCACCCGGACATCGATATCGACGACGAGAACTGGCGGGATTTCGACGACGAACCCGCCAGCGACCCCCACGACTACGATAGCCACGGCACCCACGTCAGCGGAACCGTCGCCGGCGGAAACGAGAGCGGCGAATCCATCGGCGTCGCGCCCGAGACGGAGTTACTCCACGGGGCGGTCCTGACCAACTGCGACGATGGGGCGTGTTCGGGCACCGTCGCCCAAATCTTAGACGGGATGGAGTGGGCGCTCGAGGAAGATGCCGACGTGATCAGCCTGAGCCTGGGGTCGGAAGGCTACACGGACCTGTACATCGACCCCATCCGAAACGCCGAGTCCGCCGGAACGCTCGTCGTCTCCTCGAGCGGAAACGACGGCCCGGACACGAGTGGCTCACCCGGAAATGTCTACGAGGCGTTCAGCATCGGCGCGTCTACTGAGGAGGGGGACGTCGCGGGGTTCTCGAGTGGCGAAACGATCGATACGAGGAGTGACTGGGGAAGTGTTGCGCCCCTCGACTGGCCGGCATCGTACACCGTCCCGGACGTCACCGCACCGGGTGAGGACATCAGAAGCGCGGTACCCGTGGATCACCCGGAATTCGACGACGAGTACAGATCAACGAGCGGAACCAGTATGGCCGCACCCCACGCCTCTGGGTCCGCAGCGATCGTCCAGTCGTCGACCGAAGACGAACGCTCGCCCGCAGAACTCCGGTCGACGCTCGAAGACACTGCGACTTCGCTCGACGAAGACGAGGAGAGAGCGGGCGCCGGGCAGATCGACGTCTACAAAGCCGTGTTACAGACGCTCGAGGATACCCTCGACCCCGAAATCGAGGTCGAAACGGCCCAGGTCGGCGAGTCGACGGCCGTCTCCGTCGAAGCCGATCACACCTTCGAGTCCTACGACTGGGAGGTCGGCGGCGAATCCACCGAGGAAGACGGATCCCAAATCGAATACACGTTCGACGAGGTGGGTGAGGAATCGATCGACGTGACCATGTCGGACGGGGCAGACCTGGAACTGACGACATCCACAGCGATCGACGTGATCGACGAACGCCCACCCACCGCGGCTCTCGAGGGCAACCGGACCGAGGACGTCGAAGTAGGGATTGACGCTGTCGAATTCGATGCAAGCGAGTCAACAGACAACCACGGAATCGCGGCGTACGAGTGGTCGGTCGACGGCGAACGTTTCTCGAACACGACGGATCCGACGATCGATCACGCGTTCGACGAACCTGGAACGCACGCCGTAAACGTCACTGCGATCGACGAATCAGGGAACGAGAACACGACATCAGTCCCCGTCGACGTCGTGGACACGACCGATCCTACACCGGCGCTGGACGCGCCGGAGAACGTCAGCGCCGACTGGGACGCGCCGTTCGATGCGAGCGATTCGACCGACAATCACGAGATAGATACCTACACGTGGGACTTCGGCGACGGAACGACGACGACCACGACGGACGCCGTCGAGAATCACTCGTTCGACGACGTCGGTTCGCATACGGTGAACGTAACCGCCGCCGACCCGAGCGGAAACGATGCTGCCGTCGAAGAAACGGTTCGAGTCCACGACCCACCGTCGATTTCTCTCACGGAGCCTGCGAACGATGCGGCGACGAACGAGTCGAACGTCACCGTCGAGTACGGCCTCGAGAACACGAACGTGGCCGACGCAGCCGGCGTCGAACATCGAGTACTCGACGCCAATAGCACCGACGACGCTGCCGACGAGTGGACGGACGGCGAGTTCACTGAAACGGGCACGTCGAACACCTCCACGTTCGCCGCGACCACTGGCGACCTGGACGATGGAACCTACGAAATCGAACTTCGCCTGGTCGACGAGGAGGGAACACCACTGCCCCACGAAAACGCAACTGACAGTCGGACCGTGACCGTCGACACGACCCCACCGACCGTCACCCTCGATGTCGACCCGGCTGACGAGAGTTACGACGAAATTGGTTCAGCAAATCCAGCGTCGATGAACGTGAACGCTACGGACGAGAATCCCGAGTCGACAACGGTCGAAATCACTCCCGCCGATGAAGACACGGAAGACACGGAAGACACGGAAGCGGCGGTTAAGAAGTGGGACCTCAGCGACGCCACCGGCGGGGAGGAATCGACAGCGATCGAGTGGCCCGCAACCGACTCGAGCGACGAACCGGTCGACAGCGGAAACTACACGATCACGCTCTCAGCAACCGATATCGCTGGTAACGAAAACGCCACGTCGGAATCGGTGACTGTCGACACCGATGAACCGACCCTTTCGTTCGAAACCATCGTCGACGAATCGGGCGACGAATCGGGAGAGGTCGTACACGCGAACGACTCGAGTGAGATAACGGTAACGGGGGAGACGACTGACGGACGAAGTACCACGGGGTCCGTCTCCGATGTGTCAGTGAGCCTCGAGTCGACAGACACGACGTACCGACACGAAGTCCCCGCTGAATACGACGAAGCCGCCCACGAGTGGAACGCGACGATCGAAGCCGCCGACATCCCGGACGACGGCCGGTACGTACTCGCCGCCACCACGGAGGACTCGGCGAACAATACGGTTCGAGAGCGCGCTGACGGGCCGGAAGTGGACATCGACCGAACCTCGCCAGCGTTGACCGCAGTAGTATCCGACGTCGACGACTCTGAAGCGGTGGTGGACGTCCACTCGAGCGAAGCGCTCGACGGAGATCCGACGGTCGACGTAACTGACGCCGACGAGACGAACACGACGGTCGAGAATCTCACGCAGGAGTCCGACCACCAGTGGAATGGCTCGATCGACGTCGATTCAGACGGCCGTTACGACCTGACGGCGTCCGGTACCGATCTCGCCGGAAACGCCGGGAACGAAACGACGACGGTGTCACTCGAGACGAACGCAACGACAGACGACGGAACGGTGACCATCTACAACGAGCAATCGGGTGCCTTCCTCACAATGAACACGACGGAGGACGTTTCAGCGTCGCCCCTCGCTCTCTCAGAGACCGACTCCGCACCGACCAATCTCGACTCGAGTCGACTCGGCGTGGAGTTTCTAACCGCCGGAGCAGGTGTCACAGTAGACAGAAACATGGAGAACGCGACGATTGGGATTCCGACCGACGAAGCGCAACTCCCGGAGGGAGTCAGTGTCGACGACGATACCGTTAGGGTACAACAGTACGACGAAGAGACCGGCCAGTGGGATGAACGGAGTGTCGACATAGAATCGTTCGAAAACGACCAGGGGCCAGTTGGTGGTACCGACTCGGTCAATGGTGAGTATTGGATTGCAACCGTTGACGACGTGTCAACGTACGGGATTACGGTCGAAGACACTAGTTCGCCGAATTTTGTCGAGAGCACACCGGAAAACGGAACTACGATCGACAAAGCCGAGGAAACGGTGAACATCGGGTTCGCGTACGAAGATAACGTCACTGGGATCGACGCCTCCTCGGTCGACCTCTCCGTCACTCCAAAAGAGGGGTCGTCGACTGATCTCACAGACGACGACGCGACGCAGATCACCACTACCGAAACCGTTCACGATGACTTCGACGTCGAACCCAACTCGACGTACACTGCAACACTCACCGTTTCCGACCACGCCGGTAACGAAGCCGGCCCCGACGACGGGTTCGAGACCACGTTCGACGTTGCCTCAGAAGACGACGGCGATGACGATGATGACGATAGCGGTGGCGGCGGCATGCCCCTACCAGCTCCGGACGAGTCAGACGACGACGATGACGACCCCTCGGCGGAGATAACCATCGACCAAGAGGCGGCAACCGTAGACGACGAGGTAACGTTCTCGGCGAGTGACTCTTCGTACGACGGCGGAGACATTGCAGAATATACCTGGGAAATCGACGGAGAGACGTACGACGGAGAAACGGTAACCGAGCGCTTCTCAGCGGACGGAACGATCGACATCCACCTCGAGGTCTCAACTCACGCGGGCGATAGTGATCGCGTGACGGACACGTTATCGGTCGAAGAAGCCGATTCATTCGATTCCGATGCTGACGATGCTGAAGCCACCACCGACGATGAAGGAGACGATACCGGTTCGGACGACGATAGTGACGATGGAATCCCAGGTTTCGGCGTGGTGAGTGCGATCGTCTCGTTACTCGCCGTGATAACCCTACTCAGACGGCGATACGGAGTGGACTCGCCGGGTTAG